A genomic segment from Nicotiana tabacum cultivar K326 chromosome 7, ASM71507v2, whole genome shotgun sequence encodes:
- the LOC107774589 gene encoding serine/threonine-protein kinase 52 encodes MDLKSEEGEEKVLKLDNDEEEGEVVSKLKGVGTLSDNNMEAKSPGSISSKDMIFRADKIDLKSLDVQLEKHLSRVWSSNLEKNNHRPKEVWEIDPLKLEIRYLVAKGTYGTVYRGTYDNQDVAVKLLDWGEDGMATAAETAALRSSFRQEVAVWHKLDHPNVTKFVGASMGTSNLKIPSKNPSEGYTTLPSRACCVLVEFLPGGTLKNYLYKNRKKKLAFKIVIQLALDLSRGLSYLHSKKIVHRDVKAENMLLDTNRTLKIADFGVARVEAQNPKDMTGETGTLGYMAPEVLDGKPYNRKCDVYSFGICLWEIYCCDLPYPDLSFAEVSSAVVRQNLRPDIPRCCPSSLSHIMKKCWDANPDKRPEMDEVVKLLEAIDTSKGGGMIPEDQAGGCFCFAPTRGP; translated from the exons ATGGATTTGAAAAGTGAGGAAGGTGAAGAGAAGGTCCTTAAGTTGgataatgatgaagaagaaggggaagttgTGTCGAAATTGAAAGGGGTAGGTACCCTTAGTGACAACAATATGGAAGCAAAGAGTCCTGGAAGCATAAGTAGCAAAGATATGATTTTCAGGGCTGACAAAATTGATCTGAAAAGCTTGGATGTTCAATTGGAAAAGCACTTGAGCCGTGTTTGGTCGAGCAACTTAGAGAAAAACAATCATAGACCCAAGGAAGTATGGGAGATTGATCCTCTAAAGTTGGAAATAAGGTATCTTGTAGCTAAGGGCACCTATGGTACTGTTTATCGCGGTACCTATGACAATCAAGATGTTGCAG TGAAACTGTTGGACTGGGGAGAGGATGGCATGGCCACAGCTGCTGAAACTGCCGCTCTGCGGTCATCATTTCGGCAGGAGGTTGCTGTATGGCACAAGCTTGACCATCCAAATGTTacaaaa TTTGTTGGTGCTTCTATGGGAACTTCAAATCTCAAGATCCCTTCGAAGAATCCTTCCGAGGGTTATACCACCCTTCCTTCTCGGGCTTGTTGTGTTCTTGTGGAATTCCTCCCTGGTGGAACATTAAAGAACTACTTGTacaaaaacaggaaaaagaaactTGCCTTTAAGATTGTCATTCAGCTTGCTCTTGATCTGTCCAGGGG GCTGAGCTATTTGCACTCAAAAAAGATTGTACATCGTGATGTGAAAGCTGAAAACATGTTGTTAGATACTAATAGAACTCTAAAAATTGCTGATTTTGGAGTTGCTCGAGTTGAAGCACAAAATCCCAAGGACATGACTGGGGAAACTGGAACCCTTGGGTACATGGCCCCAGAG GTACTTGATGGCAAGCCCTACAACAGAAAATGTGATGTATACAGCTTTGGTATTTGCTTATGGGAAATTTATTGCTGTGATCTCCCATATCCAGATCTAAGCTTTGCTGAAGTTTCTTCTGCAGTTGTTAGACAG AATTTGCGACCAGATATTCCCCGATGTTGTCCAAGTTCTCTATCACATATCATGAAGAAATGCTGGGACGCGAATCCAGACAAACGACCTGAAATGGATGAGGTAGTGAAATTGTTGGAAGCAATTGACACGAGCAAAGGAGGAGGAATGATACCCGAAGACCAAGCTGGTGGCTGTTTCTGCTTTGCTCCTACCAGGGGTCCATAA